In Paraburkholderia sp. BL10I2N1, a single genomic region encodes these proteins:
- a CDS encoding GSU2403 family nucleotidyltransferase fold protein — MTSFHNEALQTLYSSVAERASAQPRIPLHSPGSAAQKTVDGKTYTYWRVYLASGKHKETSLGRTGEPDTDAALEAQQLESAEMRALANDVQVLRKAGFAAADNSSALTIATLFNAGIFTHGGLLVGSHAFGALLNGLGVRLPANYRTEDIDIGSAGSISVAIPEDRSFLDILRETGLPFIEVPELDSRKPSTSFKARGQPLKVDLLVPGTEAYETKPLRQLRAHATGWPYFGYLVANPVSGFILGKEHVVPVTLPDPARFALHKLIVSTLRDPARALKAEKDQRQAAVLIDALTERFPEWLTTAADELVESARPRVATAAARAMALVPHLSERARDILAELSQA, encoded by the coding sequence ATGACCTCCTTCCATAACGAAGCACTGCAAACGCTGTATTCCTCGGTCGCCGAGCGGGCAAGCGCACAACCGCGCATCCCGTTGCACTCCCCGGGTTCAGCCGCCCAGAAAACCGTCGACGGAAAAACGTATACCTACTGGCGGGTGTACCTCGCTTCTGGCAAACACAAGGAAACATCACTGGGGCGCACCGGGGAGCCGGACACCGACGCCGCACTTGAGGCGCAGCAACTCGAGAGCGCGGAGATGCGGGCGCTGGCCAATGATGTCCAGGTTTTGCGGAAAGCAGGCTTTGCCGCCGCGGACAACTCATCGGCCCTCACCATCGCGACGCTCTTTAACGCCGGCATCTTCACGCACGGCGGACTGCTTGTCGGCTCCCACGCCTTCGGCGCGCTCCTGAACGGTCTCGGTGTCCGTCTGCCTGCGAACTACAGGACCGAGGATATTGACATCGGTAGCGCGGGCTCGATTTCGGTGGCCATCCCGGAAGACCGCAGTTTTCTCGACATCCTGCGCGAGACCGGTCTCCCCTTCATCGAGGTGCCAGAACTGGACTCGCGGAAACCGTCCACCTCGTTCAAGGCGCGCGGACAACCCCTCAAGGTGGACCTGCTTGTACCGGGCACCGAGGCGTACGAAACGAAGCCCCTGCGCCAATTGCGCGCGCATGCGACTGGTTGGCCGTACTTCGGTTATCTGGTAGCCAACCCGGTGAGCGGCTTTATCCTCGGCAAGGAGCACGTGGTGCCCGTAACGCTGCCTGATCCGGCCAGATTTGCGCTACACAAGCTTATCGTAAGCACGCTTCGCGACCCGGCGCGCGCACTTAAAGCCGAGAAGGACCAGCGGCAGGCAGCAGTGCTGATTGATGCACTAACGGAACGATTCCCTGAGTGGCTCACGACGGCTGCCGACGAGCTGGTTGAAAGCGCACGCCCCCGCGTTGCTACTGCAGCCGCTCGAGCGATGGCTCTTGTGCCACACCTGTCCGAGCGCGCACGGGATATTCTGGCGGAGCTAAGTCAGGCGTAG
- a CDS encoding sel1 repeat family protein, with amino-acid sequence MPDSLRWHETRTGQLASPATGRAAKQAPGTRKLLLGTGTGELESGAFFTNGLLTMQMESWVGTIEREWHQLRRADPALDVEKFFRHVLAANKTGFLSPESLAAIANALLTSTLDGAPYLGRRLLERIGANRHPAWRVAMAISLVTPTGGEADFETGNAILDDVLKDETAEGRLRGMAAAALADSARLGRGMQVDVSRARSLYERAIELGHKASAHNLGLFWEGVWGADDNSLIPDRTKAMQIYRRGGDDMRCQRRLEALR; translated from the coding sequence ATGCCTGATTCGTTGCGATGGCACGAGACAAGAACTGGCCAGCTGGCCTCGCCTGCAACGGGACGTGCTGCGAAACAGGCACCGGGAACCCGAAAATTGCTATTGGGAACCGGAACAGGTGAGCTAGAATCAGGTGCATTCTTCACCAACGGATTGCTCACCATGCAAATGGAAAGCTGGGTTGGGACCATCGAGCGTGAATGGCATCAGCTGCGTCGCGCCGACCCTGCACTCGATGTTGAAAAATTCTTCCGTCATGTACTCGCAGCAAACAAGACCGGATTCCTGTCACCCGAGTCACTCGCCGCAATTGCAAACGCCCTCCTCACCAGCACACTGGATGGCGCGCCTTATCTGGGCCGGCGGCTACTGGAGCGCATTGGCGCGAACCGCCATCCTGCCTGGCGGGTCGCAATGGCCATTTCCCTGGTCACGCCAACAGGGGGTGAGGCGGACTTTGAGACAGGTAACGCGATTCTCGACGACGTGCTGAAAGATGAAACCGCGGAAGGTCGTCTGCGCGGCATGGCCGCCGCTGCGCTGGCCGATAGCGCGCGGCTCGGACGGGGCATGCAGGTTGATGTGAGCCGGGCGCGATCGCTCTACGAGCGAGCCATTGAACTGGGGCATAAGGCCTCGGCACACAATCTCGGACTTTTCTGGGAAGGCGTGTGGGGTGCAGACGACAACAGCCTTATCCCGGACCGGACAAAGGCCATGCAGATCTATCGACGCGGTGGAGATGACATGCGCTGCCAGCGCCGCCTGGAGGCGCTGCGTTGA
- a CDS encoding type II toxin-antitoxin system ParD family antitoxin, protein MRTTQQMSITLPNEMAEDVRRRVASGEYATESEVIRDGLRALAARERAVEAWLRDSVVPAAAALDTDPSRALDAADVRATLAQRRASRR, encoded by the coding sequence ATGCGCACGACCCAGCAAATGAGCATCACGCTGCCGAATGAAATGGCCGAAGACGTCCGCCGACGCGTCGCAAGCGGTGAATATGCGACCGAGTCAGAAGTCATTCGCGACGGCCTGCGCGCACTCGCCGCGCGTGAGCGCGCTGTCGAAGCGTGGCTGCGCGATTCCGTCGTGCCGGCCGCTGCCGCCCTCGACACCGATCCATCGCGCGCCCTGGACGCTGCAGATGTTCGCGCGACGCTGGCCCAACGCCGCGCATCACGTCGTTGA
- a CDS encoding DEAD/DEAH box helicase — translation MNDAKLSRSGWENRRREELLAELTRLQAENARLAALLREAVPAHGKLEAAPPGNPSLAVRSTSTSTLSPQQKVHLFRSLFRGRTDVYPLRWESHNSGKSGYAPACANEWRTGVCEKPRIRCADCAHRVLLSLDDQVIYAHLAGDHTVGLYPLMPDGTCYLLAVDFDEESWRDDAMAFRQSCDELDVPVSLEISRSGNGAHAWIFFATAVTARDARRLGSAIISHTCVRTRQLELSSYDRLFPNQDVLPKGGFGNLIALPLQKQPREHGCSVFVDGTFEPVADQWAFLASVRTMDGRDIEGVIFRATGGAHPLDVAFIAEEDRVEPWNPPPALAKRLAGAMPVSLTLTLANQLYLEKAQLPQSLLNRLIRIAAFQNPEFYRAQARGFSVWDKPRIIGRAENCPRHIALPRGCLDEVMTLLTDNDITCDIRDERCAGESLAVSFAGTLRDDQRAAVDDLLRHDAGILHAPTAFGKTVTAAAMIARRGVTTLVLVHRRELLDQWRERLQSFLALDPRDIGTIGGGKSKSTGRIDVAMLQSVAPDGPRGALLRHYGHVIVDECHHVSADSFEAVLKAVNARYVLGLTATPVRRDSQQPVMFMLCGPVRHAARPPPNAPHSLEVFPQRLTSSVDVAADAPIQTVFAQLAQDPPRTDMIAAAICEQFGQGRKVLVLTERTDHLESLQKTLDAAVEPLVVLHGRLTKKTRAAQLAALEALADDAPRVVLATGRLVGEGFDHPALDTLVLAMPVAWKGTLQQYAGRLHREHAGKTGVRVVDFVDGGHPALNRMWEKRQRGYRAMGYQVRLAGDGEQLTLA, via the coding sequence ATGAATGACGCCAAGCTGTCACGCTCAGGCTGGGAGAATCGCAGGCGCGAAGAACTGCTCGCAGAACTCACGCGCCTGCAGGCCGAAAACGCCCGGCTCGCCGCCTTACTGCGAGAGGCCGTCCCGGCGCATGGCAAGCTCGAGGCTGCGCCCCCGGGCAATCCATCGCTGGCGGTGCGAAGCACAAGCACTTCCACGCTTTCTCCGCAGCAGAAAGTGCACCTCTTCCGGAGCCTTTTCCGAGGCCGTACCGACGTTTATCCGCTTCGCTGGGAAAGCCACAATTCCGGGAAATCGGGCTACGCACCGGCGTGCGCGAACGAATGGCGTACAGGCGTCTGCGAAAAGCCCCGCATTCGCTGCGCGGACTGCGCGCATCGCGTGCTGCTGTCGCTGGACGATCAGGTCATCTATGCGCATCTTGCCGGCGATCATACCGTGGGTCTGTACCCCCTGATGCCGGACGGCACCTGTTACCTGCTTGCTGTCGACTTCGACGAGGAAAGCTGGCGGGACGATGCGATGGCCTTCCGGCAGTCGTGCGACGAACTGGATGTTCCGGTGTCGCTGGAAATTTCACGCTCCGGTAACGGTGCGCACGCATGGATCTTCTTCGCGACGGCCGTCACCGCTCGCGATGCGCGCCGGCTCGGTTCGGCCATCATCAGCCACACGTGCGTCCGAACCCGCCAGCTCGAGCTATCGTCCTACGACCGGCTCTTTCCCAATCAGGACGTACTGCCCAAAGGCGGCTTCGGCAACCTGATCGCCCTGCCGTTGCAGAAGCAGCCTCGCGAGCACGGGTGTAGCGTGTTTGTCGACGGGACGTTCGAGCCCGTTGCCGACCAGTGGGCGTTCCTGGCGTCGGTCCGGACAATGGATGGGCGAGATATCGAAGGGGTAATTTTCCGCGCCACAGGCGGCGCCCACCCGCTTGACGTCGCCTTCATCGCGGAAGAGGACCGGGTCGAGCCGTGGAATCCCCCGCCCGCGCTGGCGAAGCGGCTTGCCGGAGCCATGCCGGTCTCGCTGACATTGACGCTCGCAAACCAGCTCTATCTTGAAAAAGCCCAGCTTCCGCAATCCCTGCTCAATCGCCTCATCCGGATAGCGGCGTTCCAGAATCCGGAGTTCTATCGCGCCCAGGCGCGCGGTTTCAGCGTATGGGACAAGCCGCGGATAATCGGCCGCGCCGAGAATTGCCCGCGACACATCGCTTTACCGCGGGGTTGCCTCGACGAGGTCATGACGCTGCTGACCGACAACGACATTACCTGCGACATCCGCGACGAGCGTTGCGCAGGTGAGTCCCTGGCGGTTTCGTTTGCCGGCACACTGCGGGACGACCAGCGGGCCGCAGTTGACGACCTGCTGCGGCACGACGCCGGGATCCTGCATGCGCCGACGGCGTTCGGCAAGACCGTCACGGCGGCCGCAATGATTGCCCGGCGCGGCGTCACCACGCTCGTGCTCGTGCATCGCAGGGAACTGCTGGATCAGTGGCGCGAGCGGCTGCAGTCGTTTCTCGCGCTGGACCCGCGCGACATCGGCACAATCGGCGGCGGCAAGTCGAAATCGACAGGCCGGATTGACGTCGCCATGCTGCAGTCAGTGGCACCGGATGGCCCCCGCGGAGCGCTTTTGCGACATTACGGTCACGTCATTGTCGACGAATGTCACCACGTATCGGCGGATTCCTTTGAGGCAGTGCTCAAGGCCGTCAATGCGCGCTACGTGCTGGGACTGACTGCGACACCCGTGCGGCGCGACAGCCAGCAACCGGTGATGTTCATGCTGTGCGGGCCGGTGCGGCACGCGGCGCGTCCGCCGCCCAATGCGCCGCATTCGCTGGAGGTGTTCCCGCAAAGGCTCACCTCATCCGTGGACGTTGCGGCCGACGCGCCGATCCAGACAGTGTTCGCGCAACTCGCACAGGATCCACCGCGGACGGACATGATTGCTGCGGCGATTTGCGAGCAGTTTGGACAAGGACGCAAGGTGCTGGTTCTCACCGAACGGACGGATCATCTCGAAAGCCTGCAGAAGACTTTGGATGCAGCAGTCGAGCCGCTTGTCGTGCTGCACGGGCGTCTCACGAAAAAAACGCGGGCGGCGCAGCTTGCTGCCCTTGAAGCGCTGGCGGATGACGCACCTCGCGTCGTCCTGGCCACTGGCAGACTCGTTGGCGAAGGTTTTGACCATCCTGCGCTCGATACGCTGGTGCTCGCCATGCCCGTGGCATGGAAAGGCACGCTTCAGCAATACGCTGGCCGGCTACATCGCGAGCATGCGGGTAAAACCGGTGTTCGGGTGGTTGACTTTGTCGACGGAGGTCACCCGGCACTAAACCGCATGTGGGAAAAGCGTCAGCGGGGATACCGCGCAATGGGCTACCAGGTACGCTTGGCCGGAGACGGAGAGCAACTGACGCTGGCCTGA
- a CDS encoding H-NS family nucleoid-associated regulatory protein translates to MTTLEKVQAQITRLQAKADALVKSQSSTVIAKIRDLMENHGSTVADIEAHIGGKRRGRKPTAQAAGKTTSPAKYRDPKTGATWTGHGRAPAWIAGAKDRTKFLMDDSTAGQSTLAGKETARTDNYVRGPQAPKYRDPRSGATWSGRGPAPAWLAGAKDRSKFLIAAAGKDASTPKSAPARAVTVGKTTTTKVAGKKVAAKRVKAGTEPATAKKVAVKKPAAKKSVTRKAPAVKQVSQNPPAVVPISDIASAPVSA, encoded by the coding sequence ATGACAACGCTCGAAAAAGTACAGGCACAAATCACAAGGCTTCAGGCGAAAGCGGATGCGCTCGTCAAAAGCCAGTCGTCCACCGTCATCGCAAAGATTCGTGACCTGATGGAAAACCATGGCTCGACCGTTGCGGACATCGAAGCACACATTGGCGGCAAGAGGCGTGGCCGTAAGCCGACTGCACAGGCAGCTGGCAAGACCACCTCCCCGGCGAAGTACCGTGATCCAAAGACGGGCGCCACCTGGACAGGGCATGGCCGCGCTCCTGCGTGGATCGCAGGCGCCAAAGACCGGACGAAGTTTCTGATGGACGACAGCACCGCCGGGCAATCGACTCTTGCCGGAAAAGAGACTGCCAGGACTGACAACTACGTGAGGGGACCCCAAGCCCCCAAATATCGCGACCCCAGGAGCGGTGCTACGTGGAGTGGCCGCGGTCCTGCGCCGGCATGGCTGGCTGGTGCTAAAGATCGTTCGAAGTTTCTGATCGCAGCAGCGGGAAAGGACGCTTCAACCCCGAAGTCAGCTCCGGCCAGGGCGGTGACGGTGGGGAAAACCACGACCACAAAGGTTGCAGGCAAAAAGGTCGCAGCAAAGAGGGTTAAAGCAGGAACGGAACCGGCAACCGCGAAGAAGGTCGCCGTCAAAAAACCGGCGGCGAAAAAGTCTGTGACGAGGAAAGCACCTGCTGTGAAGCAGGTGTCGCAGAATCCGCCAGCGGTTGTACCGATCAGCGATATCGCCTCTGCACCGGTCTCCGCGTGA
- a CDS encoding type II toxin-antitoxin system RelE/ParE family toxin, producing MSAASYRVVFAPEARDQLAELEATIAAAGARQTAVKYVDAIVTFCEQLESFPFRGVPRDDLLPGLRVTHYRGRTVIAYRVTGETVAVLGIYYGGQDYPASFQPDPDD from the coding sequence TTGAGCGCGGCATCCTATCGCGTTGTCTTTGCGCCGGAGGCACGCGATCAGCTGGCGGAACTGGAGGCAACGATCGCCGCCGCAGGCGCACGACAGACCGCGGTCAAATACGTCGATGCGATCGTGACATTCTGCGAACAGCTCGAGAGCTTCCCGTTTCGTGGCGTGCCGCGCGATGACCTGTTGCCCGGGTTGCGCGTGACCCACTACCGCGGCCGGACTGTGATCGCGTACCGCGTTACGGGCGAGACGGTCGCGGTGCTCGGCATCTACTATGGTGGGCAGGACTACCCGGCCAGTTTTCAGCCGGATCCCGATGATTAG
- a CDS encoding cold-shock protein: MATGTVKWFNDAKGFGFITPDDGGEDLFAHFSEIKSEGFKSLQENQKVSFDVKTGPKGKQAANIKPV, encoded by the coding sequence ATGGCAACGGGCACAGTGAAGTGGTTCAACGATGCGAAGGGCTTTGGCTTCATCACGCCGGATGACGGCGGCGAAGACCTGTTCGCCCATTTCTCCGAAATCAAGTCTGAAGGCTTCAAATCATTGCAGGAAAACCAGAAAGTAAGCTTCGATGTGAAGACGGGTCCGAAGGGCAAGCAGGCCGCTAACATCAAGCCTGTCTGA